One Halobaculum roseum DNA segment encodes these proteins:
- the dapA gene encoding 4-hydroxy-tetrahydrodipicolinate synthase: MTISHDTFAGVYPAMTTPFTDGTDEVDHEQLAADARRLADAGVDGLVPVGSTGEAATLTHDEHAEVVETVVDAVDVPVIAGTGSNSTREALDLTERAADAGADAALLISPYYNKPEPAGQYEHFATVADAVDIPQVVYNVPSRTGLNLDVDTVVDLAAHENVRGYKAASGDANRISEVIERTRDEEFDVLSGDDGMTLPLMSMGATGTISVTANVEPERTAGLVHAALDGDFECAREIHHELGPLTRALFRETNPIPVKEAMAIRGYGPAELRPPLTRGSDETLRVLTELLAELEETADTAATATEA; encoded by the coding sequence ATGACGATATCCCACGACACCTTCGCCGGCGTCTACCCGGCGATGACGACGCCGTTCACCGACGGTACCGACGAGGTCGACCACGAACAGCTCGCGGCCGACGCCCGACGACTCGCCGACGCCGGCGTCGACGGGCTCGTCCCCGTCGGCTCGACCGGCGAGGCCGCGACGCTCACCCACGACGAACACGCCGAGGTCGTCGAGACGGTCGTCGACGCCGTCGACGTGCCCGTGATCGCCGGCACCGGCTCGAACTCGACGCGCGAGGCGCTCGATCTCACCGAGCGCGCGGCCGACGCCGGCGCCGACGCCGCCCTGCTCATCTCGCCGTACTACAACAAGCCCGAGCCCGCGGGCCAGTACGAGCACTTCGCGACCGTCGCGGACGCCGTCGACATCCCGCAGGTCGTGTACAACGTCCCGAGCCGCACCGGCCTCAACCTCGACGTCGACACCGTCGTCGACCTCGCGGCCCACGAGAACGTCCGGGGGTACAAGGCCGCCTCCGGCGACGCAAACCGGATCTCGGAGGTCATCGAGCGCACGCGCGACGAGGAGTTCGACGTGCTCTCGGGCGACGACGGGATGACGCTCCCGCTCATGTCGATGGGCGCGACGGGCACCATCTCGGTCACCGCCAACGTCGAGCCCGAGCGAACCGCCGGGCTGGTTCACGCCGCCCTCGACGGCGACTTCGAGTGCGCACGCGAGATCCACCACGAACTCGGCCCGCTGACCCGGGCGTTGTTCCGCGAGACGAACCCAATCCCGGTGAAGGAGGCGATGGCGATCCGCGGCTACGGACCCGCCGAACTGCGGCCGCCGCTCACTCGCGGCAGCGACGAGACCCTTCGCGTGCTGACGGAGTTGCTCGCGGAGCTGGAGGAAACAGCCGACACGGCGGCGACCGCGACGGAGGCCTGA
- a CDS encoding phosphoribosyltransferase encodes MSDLPDDFDCTVTNWEYIYGLCRDVSDQVKAANFEPDVVVALARGGWFAGRCICDFLGLNDLTSLKMEHYVGTAEKSGEPTVRYPMPEGSVEGKDVLIIDDIADTGGSIKRAHEYVADRDCGEVRTATLQLLQTSEFDPDFVGEQLEEWTWMVYPWNFIEDMIDLTSGAMEQADAETFSVEDVRHYLAEFHGIDRIEMEIAQPGRVEEVLDEMERRDVVRETADGYRLLDNGGDE; translated from the coding sequence ATGAGCGACCTCCCGGACGACTTCGACTGTACGGTCACCAATTGGGAGTACATCTACGGGCTGTGTCGGGACGTCTCCGATCAGGTGAAGGCCGCGAACTTCGAGCCGGACGTGGTCGTCGCGCTCGCGCGCGGCGGCTGGTTCGCGGGCCGATGTATCTGTGATTTCCTCGGGCTGAACGACCTCACGAGCCTCAAGATGGAGCACTACGTCGGCACCGCCGAGAAGTCCGGCGAACCGACCGTCCGCTACCCGATGCCGGAGGGGAGCGTCGAGGGCAAGGACGTGCTCATCATCGACGACATCGCCGACACCGGCGGCTCGATCAAACGCGCCCACGAGTACGTCGCCGACCGCGACTGCGGCGAGGTACGCACGGCGACGCTCCAGCTGCTGCAGACCTCGGAGTTCGACCCCGACTTCGTCGGCGAACAGCTCGAGGAGTGGACGTGGATGGTGTACCCCTGGAACTTCATCGAGGACATGATCGACCTGACCTCGGGGGCGATGGAGCAGGCGGACGCCGAGACGTTCTCCGTCGAGGACGTGCGCCACTACCTCGCGGAGTTCCACGGTATCGACCGCATCGAGATGGAGATCGCCCAGCCGGGACGGGTCGAGGAGGTGCTCGACGAGATGGAGCGCCGCGACGTGGTGCGCGAGACGGCCGACGGCTACCGCCTGCTCGACAACGGCGGCGACGAGTGA
- the lysA gene encoding diaminopimelate decarboxylase: MSDEQLRGAENPPIRRLAEWDVERLRELAGEHDTPLYVTDLDRVAENCARLRAAFPDADVKYAVKAHTGRAVLETVREAGLDAECASAGEVRRAFDAGFPGARVDYTAVNPPARDLDSVVEWWDDHPDLTVTVGARDTLDRLAERGYDGRVCVRVNPGVGAGHHEKVRTGAAPKFGVPYDRAAEVVADARDRFEVVGVHAHAGSGIHGEADLAAHRDLVARMGELAREIGDDELEFVDVGGGFGVPYHEDDPALDLDAVADATREALGDLDATLAVEPGRYVVADAGVLLTRVNTVKPTPETTVAGVDAGMTDLLRPAMYDAYHAIRNLDAGDAGDARETGPVTVAGPICETGDTFCDGRELPLPDRGDLLAVGNAGAYGYEMASTYNSRPRPAEVSLAGDVLRERETLAGVTKLERGGADE; the protein is encoded by the coding sequence ATGAGCGACGAGCAGCTACGAGGGGCTGAGAACCCGCCGATCCGGCGACTCGCGGAGTGGGACGTCGAGCGACTGCGCGAGCTGGCGGGCGAGCACGACACCCCGCTGTACGTCACCGACCTCGACCGGGTCGCCGAGAACTGCGCCCGTCTCCGGGCCGCCTTCCCGGACGCGGACGTGAAGTACGCGGTGAAGGCGCACACGGGCCGCGCGGTGCTGGAGACGGTCCGCGAGGCCGGTCTCGACGCGGAGTGTGCGTCCGCCGGCGAGGTGCGGCGGGCGTTCGACGCCGGGTTCCCCGGCGCGCGCGTCGACTACACCGCGGTCAACCCTCCCGCTCGCGACCTCGATAGCGTGGTCGAGTGGTGGGACGACCACCCCGACCTCACGGTCACCGTCGGCGCGCGCGACACGCTCGACCGGCTCGCCGAGCGGGGCTACGACGGCCGCGTCTGCGTCCGGGTCAACCCCGGCGTCGGCGCGGGCCACCACGAGAAGGTCCGCACGGGCGCGGCGCCGAAGTTCGGCGTCCCGTACGACCGCGCGGCCGAGGTCGTCGCCGACGCGCGCGACCGATTCGAGGTCGTCGGGGTCCACGCCCACGCCGGGTCGGGCATCCACGGCGAGGCGGACCTGGCCGCCCACCGCGACCTCGTCGCCCGGATGGGCGAGCTGGCGCGCGAGATCGGCGACGACGAACTGGAGTTCGTCGACGTGGGCGGCGGGTTCGGCGTCCCGTACCATGAGGACGACCCGGCGCTCGACCTCGATGCGGTCGCGGACGCGACCCGGGAGGCGCTGGGCGACCTCGACGCGACGCTGGCGGTCGAGCCCGGGCGCTACGTCGTCGCCGACGCGGGCGTCCTGCTGACCCGGGTGAACACCGTGAAGCCGACGCCCGAGACGACGGTCGCCGGCGTCGACGCCGGGATGACGGACCTGCTTCGCCCGGCGATGTACGACGCGTACCACGCGATCCGGAACCTCGACGCCGGCGACGCCGGCGACGCCCGGGAGACCGGCCCGGTGACGGTCGCGGGGCCCATCTGCGAGACGGGCGACACGTTCTGCGACGGGCGGGAGCTGCCGCTCCCGGATCGGGGCGACCTGCTGGCAGTCGGCAACGCGGGCGCCTACGGCTACGAGATGGCTTCGACGTACAACTCCCGCCCGCGACCCGCGGAGGTGAGCCTCGCCGGCGACGTGCTCCGCGAGCGCGAGACGCTCGCGGGAGTTACCAAGCTGGAGCGCGGAGGGGCGGACGAATGA
- the dapB gene encoding 4-hydroxy-tetrahydrodipicolinate reductase, whose amino-acid sequence MAAETGDSIRVAVTGAGGRMGREVIEAASDRDDCEVSLAVNRSPVDPVAGVEVADAADLPALLAGADPAVDVLVDFTGPDSSVEYVAAAAGAGVACVVGTTGFDDEQEAAIADAADAVPVLRASNFSRGIAALRRAVSAAAAALPGYDVEVTETHHNGKVDAPSGTALTLLDDIEEARPDLDERVHGREGDAPRTDGEIGVHARRAGDIAGEHEVLMAGDENVLELTHRAGSRRVFAAGALDAAAWLAGRDAGAYDFTEVLE is encoded by the coding sequence ATGGCGGCCGAGACGGGCGACTCGATCCGGGTCGCCGTCACCGGCGCCGGCGGCCGGATGGGACGGGAAGTGATCGAGGCCGCGAGCGACCGCGACGACTGCGAGGTCTCGCTGGCGGTCAACCGCTCGCCGGTCGACCCCGTCGCCGGCGTCGAGGTCGCGGACGCGGCCGACCTACCGGCGCTGCTCGCGGGCGCCGACCCCGCGGTCGACGTGCTCGTGGACTTCACCGGCCCCGACTCAAGCGTCGAGTACGTCGCCGCCGCCGCCGGGGCGGGCGTCGCCTGCGTCGTCGGGACCACCGGCTTCGACGACGAGCAGGAGGCCGCGATCGCCGACGCCGCCGACGCGGTTCCCGTCCTGCGCGCGTCGAACTTCTCGCGGGGGATCGCGGCCCTGCGCCGGGCAGTCTCGGCCGCCGCCGCCGCGCTCCCCGGCTACGACGTGGAGGTCACGGAGACCCACCACAACGGGAAGGTGGACGCGCCGAGCGGAACGGCGCTCACCCTCCTCGACGACATCGAGGAGGCCCGCCCCGACCTGGACGAGCGCGTCCACGGCCGCGAGGGCGACGCCCCGCGGACGGACGGGGAGATCGGCGTCCACGCCCGCCGCGCGGGCGACATCGCCGGCGAGCACGAGGTGCTCATGGCCGGCGACGAGAACGTGCTGGAACTGACCCACCGCGCCGGCTCCCGGCGCGTGTTCGCCGCCGGCGCGCTCGACGCCGCCGCGTGGCTGGCCGGCCGCGACGCCGGCGCCTACGACTTCACGGAGGTACTCGAATGA
- a CDS encoding M20 family metallopeptidase — MSDGAGAPSASATDFDPVEFLADAVRIESHESAEAMREFLVDMLSTHGADPRIDAAGNVRATKPADTADASAASDAADGPHLVLNTHIDTVPPHAPFERGVDDEGREVFRGRGSCDAKGPLAALLAGFLAVEPARGTVTLAITPDEETLSTGADALVRGRGDDHPGGPVDPVDGDLFLVGEPTDCDACVAARGRFEGTLTLTGSAAHAAEPDSGVNAVAALEDALAAIRRFDDDAEAHPMLGEPTLVATGVTGGEATNQVPAEATVTLDRRSVPPETAEGFRADLEATVREAVADEVGASFSLTERPTPFLEAFDTDPGHPLVKAVSDAARSVGGGADGADGNGGGDGDRDADGEIRPFGAATEASYFAPAPTVVFGPGHLADDAGAVAHSEREYVRVDRVRDAAETVRRALDSLLG; from the coding sequence ATGAGTGACGGTGCCGGAGCGCCCTCGGCGTCCGCCACCGACTTCGACCCGGTCGAGTTCCTCGCCGACGCCGTCCGGATCGAGTCCCACGAGTCGGCCGAGGCGATGCGGGAGTTCCTCGTCGACATGCTCTCGACCCACGGCGCGGATCCACGGATCGACGCCGCGGGCAACGTCCGCGCGACGAAGCCGGCCGACACGGCGGACGCGTCGGCCGCGTCGGACGCCGCCGACGGTCCGCACCTCGTTCTGAACACGCACATCGACACCGTGCCGCCGCACGCCCCCTTCGAGCGCGGCGTCGACGACGAGGGACGCGAGGTGTTCCGCGGCCGCGGCTCCTGCGACGCGAAGGGGCCGCTCGCGGCGCTACTGGCCGGCTTTCTGGCCGTCGAACCCGCCCGCGGGACGGTAACGCTCGCGATCACGCCCGACGAGGAGACGTTGTCGACGGGCGCGGACGCGCTGGTTCGCGGCCGCGGCGACGACCACCCCGGCGGTCCGGTCGACCCCGTCGACGGCGACCTGTTCCTCGTCGGCGAGCCGACCGACTGCGACGCCTGCGTCGCCGCCCGCGGGCGCTTCGAGGGGACGCTCACGCTCACGGGCTCGGCGGCGCACGCGGCCGAGCCCGACTCGGGCGTCAACGCCGTCGCGGCGCTGGAGGACGCGTTGGCGGCGATCCGACGGTTCGACGACGACGCCGAGGCGCACCCGATGCTCGGGGAGCCGACGCTCGTCGCAACCGGCGTGACGGGCGGGGAGGCGACAAATCAGGTGCCCGCCGAGGCAACGGTCACGCTCGACCGGCGGTCGGTGCCGCCGGAGACCGCGGAGGGGTTCCGGGCGGACCTGGAGGCGACGGTCCGCGAGGCCGTCGCCGACGAGGTCGGCGCCTCGTTCTCCCTCACGGAGCGTCCGACGCCGTTCCTGGAGGCGTTCGACACCGACCCCGGGCACCCGTTAGTGAAGGCCGTGAGCGACGCGGCGCGGTCCGTCGGCGGCGGCGCCGACGGCGCCGACGGGAACGGTGGCGGCGACGGCGATCGCGACGCCGACGGCGAGATCCGGCCGTTCGGCGCGGCGACGGAGGCGTCGTACTTCGCGCCGGCGCCGACGGTCGTGTTCGGCCCGGGCCACCTGGCGGACGACGCCGGCGCGGTCGCCCACAGCGAGCGTGAGTACGTCCGCGTCGACCGCGTCCGCGACGCCGCCGAAACGGTGCGCCGGGCGCTCGACTCGCTGCTCGGGTGA
- a CDS encoding helix-turn-helix transcriptional regulator gives MSASDAEASLAEDELAGLELVRETGGIHQSDFWKELDVSSRKGSRIAEKLEDLGLIEREDAVYDGHNTYFLAPTAKDLDFSLLMAGDMLSPFIGEEEIDPNSDAFTQWLMNLAYEEY, from the coding sequence ATGAGCGCCTCCGACGCCGAAGCGAGCCTCGCCGAGGACGAGCTCGCCGGCCTCGAACTCGTCCGCGAGACCGGCGGCATCCACCAGTCCGACTTCTGGAAGGAGCTGGACGTCTCCTCGCGCAAGGGGAGCCGCATCGCCGAGAAGCTGGAGGACCTCGGGCTGATCGAGCGCGAGGACGCGGTCTACGACGGCCACAACACGTACTTCCTCGCGCCGACGGCGAAGGACCTTGACTTCTCGCTGCTCATGGCCGGCGACATGCTCTCGCCGTTCATCGGCGAGGAGGAGATCGACCCCAACTCCGACGCGTTCACGCAGTGGCTGATGAACCTCGCGTACGAGGAGTACTGA
- the dapF gene encoding diaminopimelate epimerase, with the protein MSESTEPTESAGSRTVPAAKYHGTGNDFLVVDAADADGRVPDRGAFAVHHCDRETGVEGDDRTGADGVLFMDIDENTVGGDGPVTATMTLVQPDASIAEMCGNGARCAAAWVRERTGADVVDLETPAGVRRAEVRVGDVDGTDGDDRASDPDEVTVEVEMGRPSFAPADVPLAADRDEPLVEESIEGLTVTAVDTGVPHAVAFVDGDAGGVDSVDLESVAPPVRHADAFPEGANVTLATRTGEGTFDQRTYERGVEGETRACGTGAVAVGAAARRLGQTDRPELSVSPPGGTLRITVPEDASATLTGPAAREFRIDLAVPESRAEADE; encoded by the coding sequence ATGAGCGAGTCGACGGAGCCGACCGAATCCGCCGGTTCCCGGACGGTGCCGGCGGCGAAGTACCACGGCACGGGCAACGACTTCCTCGTCGTGGACGCCGCCGACGCCGACGGGCGGGTGCCCGACCGCGGCGCCTTCGCGGTCCACCACTGCGACCGCGAGACAGGCGTCGAGGGCGACGACCGGACCGGCGCCGACGGCGTCCTGTTCATGGACATCGACGAGAACACGGTCGGCGGCGACGGTCCCGTCACGGCCACGATGACGCTGGTCCAGCCGGACGCGTCCATCGCGGAGATGTGCGGCAACGGCGCGCGCTGTGCGGCCGCGTGGGTGCGTGAGCGGACTGGCGCCGACGTGGTCGACCTGGAGACGCCGGCTGGCGTTCGACGCGCCGAGGTCCGCGTCGGCGACGTGGACGGAACCGACGGCGACGACCGCGCGAGCGACCCCGACGAGGTCACCGTCGAAGTGGAGATGGGTCGCCCGTCGTTCGCCCCCGCGGACGTGCCGCTGGCGGCCGATCGCGACGAACCGCTCGTCGAGGAGTCGATCGAGGGACTGACCGTCACCGCCGTCGACACCGGCGTCCCCCACGCCGTCGCGTTCGTCGACGGCGACGCCGGCGGCGTCGATAGCGTGGATCTGGAGTCGGTCGCGCCGCCCGTCCGCCACGCCGATGCCTTCCCGGAAGGGGCGAACGTCACCCTCGCGACGCGAACGGGCGAGGGAACCTTCGACCAGCGCACCTACGAGCGCGGCGTCGAGGGCGAGACGCGCGCGTGCGGCACCGGCGCGGTCGCCGTGGGCGCGGCCGCGCGCCGCCTCGGCCAGACCGACCGACCCGAGCTGTCGGTGTCGCCGCCGGGCGGCACCCTGCGGATCACGGTTCCCGAGGACGCGTCGGCGACGCTCACTGGACCTGCCGCGCGGGAATTCAGGATCGATCTGGCGGTCCCGGAGTCGCGGGCGGAGGCCGACGAATGA
- a CDS encoding Rieske (2Fe-2S) protein, whose amino-acid sequence MDDPARVTVEADGEATREAVYGSEGEVDAGGATFRFSVGGASDGGAEGDDAEATETAEPAEPDDGTATDGEDPMFVASLSEVPTGSTIRRTAMRPDDRRGVGFILRRDAETDEVFAWRNSCPHKPEVPLDPGRGARVDGGEIVCHEHGARFECGDGLCTWGPCVGEELDPVGVEVRDDDVYLDDERFASVRPR is encoded by the coding sequence ATGGACGACCCGGCACGCGTGACCGTGGAGGCGGACGGCGAGGCGACACGGGAGGCCGTCTACGGCTCCGAGGGGGAAGTCGACGCCGGCGGCGCGACGTTCCGGTTCAGCGTCGGCGGGGCGAGCGACGGCGGAGCAGAGGGGGACGACGCAGAGGCAACCGAGACAGCCGAGCCTGCCGAGCCGGACGACGGCACCGCGACCGACGGGGAGGATCCCATGTTCGTAGCGTCGCTCTCGGAGGTGCCGACCGGCTCCACGATCCGGCGGACGGCGATGCGGCCGGACGACCGCCGGGGCGTGGGGTTCATCCTCCGGCGCGACGCCGAGACCGACGAGGTGTTCGCGTGGCGCAACTCCTGTCCCCACAAGCCGGAGGTGCCGCTGGACCCCGGTCGTGGGGCGCGCGTCGACGGCGGCGAGATCGTCTGTCACGAGCACGGCGCGCGCTTCGAGTGCGGCGACGGCCTGTGCACGTGGGGGCCGTGCGTCGGCGAGGAACTCGACCCCGTGGGCGTCGAGGTCCGCGACGACGACGTGTACCTCGACGACGAGCGGTTCGCGTCGGTGCGTCCGCGGTAG
- a CDS encoding NRDE family protein — protein MCTLTLAWRVFDEATVVVAANRDEAYGRPSERPADRGDGVIAPRDARAGGTWMGVTRDGLFVGITNRWVDGPAGERSRGLLVDDCLRAASADAAARLVEESCREHGYDGFNLVLADAEAALLLEWDGHLTVTEFDPGVHVVGNTGYDGHYFEPPARPEAGAEEARNATRLRTELAPESGESADAWLDRAGAALGDHRFGVCVHDEARGFGTVSSSLVRLGSAGEIRYEHADGPPCETAFEPVATDG, from the coding sequence ATGTGTACGTTGACGCTGGCCTGGCGGGTGTTCGACGAGGCGACGGTCGTCGTGGCGGCCAACCGCGACGAGGCGTACGGCCGGCCCTCCGAGCGGCCGGCCGACCGCGGCGACGGCGTGATCGCCCCGCGGGACGCGAGGGCCGGCGGGACCTGGATGGGCGTCACCCGCGACGGCCTGTTCGTCGGGATCACCAACCGCTGGGTGGACGGCCCCGCCGGCGAGCGCTCCCGTGGGTTGCTCGTCGACGACTGCCTCCGCGCGGCGTCGGCCGATGCGGCCGCCCGGCTCGTCGAGGAATCGTGTCGCGAGCACGGGTACGACGGTTTCAACCTCGTGCTGGCGGACGCCGAGGCCGCACTCCTGCTGGAGTGGGACGGCCACCTCACCGTGACCGAGTTCGATCCGGGAGTCCACGTCGTCGGCAACACCGGTTACGACGGGCACTACTTCGAGCCGCCGGCACGGCCCGAGGCCGGGGCCGAGGAGGCGCGAAACGCGACTCGGCTCCGAACCGAACTCGCGCCGGAGTCGGGAGAGTCGGCGGACGCGTGGCTCGACCGCGCGGGCGCCGCGCTGGGCGACCACCGGTTCGGCGTGTGCGTCCACGACGAGGCGCGCGGGTTCGGAACGGTCTCCTCCTCGCTCGTCCGCCTGGGGTCCGCCGGCGAGATCCGCTACGAGCACGCTGACGGACCCCCCTGCGAGACGGCGTTCGAGCCCGTCGCGACCGACGGGTGA
- a CDS encoding 2,3,4,5-tetrahydropyridine-2,6-dicarboxylate N-succinyltransferase, protein MTTTLESDIDDLWHRYDDGLTAADATADDRRTLDEFLDALEAGEVRAARKTGDGVDSWEANEWVKRGVLLNFGLRETERREYGGVGYYDVLPLRETEDLAASGARNTPDGTVLRRGAHLGDDTIMMSPSFVNIAASVGDGTLVDSCDTVGSCAQLGENVKLGANTLIGGVLEPVEDAPVIIEDGVSLGAGCRVTSGFRVGENSIVGENTLLTPRIPVYDLVEEEVVYGHLPENRRAFTRFVESSVSDHDLFEGGAYKPAVVATDVETETLEATRREDALRE, encoded by the coding sequence ATGACGACGACACTGGAATCCGACATCGACGACCTGTGGCACCGCTACGACGACGGACTCACCGCGGCCGACGCGACCGCCGACGACCGACGCACCCTCGACGAGTTCCTCGACGCGCTGGAGGCCGGCGAGGTCCGCGCCGCGCGCAAGACCGGCGACGGCGTCGACTCCTGGGAGGCGAACGAGTGGGTCAAGCGGGGCGTCCTCCTGAACTTCGGCCTGCGCGAGACCGAGCGCCGCGAATACGGCGGCGTCGGCTACTACGACGTGCTCCCGCTGCGCGAGACCGAGGACCTGGCGGCCAGCGGGGCGCGCAACACCCCCGACGGAACCGTCCTGCGCCGGGGCGCCCACCTCGGCGACGACACGATCATGATGAGCCCGTCGTTCGTCAACATCGCCGCGTCCGTCGGCGACGGCACCCTCGTCGACTCCTGTGACACGGTCGGCTCCTGCGCTCAACTGGGCGAGAACGTGAAGCTCGGCGCGAACACGCTGATCGGCGGCGTGCTGGAGCCGGTCGAGGACGCGCCCGTGATCATCGAGGACGGCGTCTCGCTGGGCGCGGGCTGTCGCGTCACCTCCGGGTTCCGCGTCGGCGAGAACTCGATCGTCGGGGAGAACACGCTGCTCACCCCCAGGATCCCGGTGTACGACCTCGTCGAGGAGGAGGTCGTCTACGGTCACCTGCCCGAGAACCGCCGCGCGTTCACCCGGTTCGTCGAGTCGAGCGTCAGCGACCACGACCTGTTCGAGGGCGGCGCGTACAAGCCCGCGGTCGTCGCCACCGACGTGGAGACGGAGACGCTGGAGGCGACTCGGCGCGAGGACGCGCTGCGCGAATGA